A DNA window from Impatiens glandulifera chromosome 7, dImpGla2.1, whole genome shotgun sequence contains the following coding sequences:
- the LOC124910757 gene encoding F-box protein PP2-A13-like: MGSGFSFLSTPMDNSSTRRRRTPELGDLPEDCVAEVLSHLDPPEICRLAKLNLAFRGASSADFVWESKLPANYESIIHRVFESFPMSLCKKDIYGKLCRPIDIDGGTKRFWLDKVRGKACLSISSQGLSITGVDDRRYWNRISTNESRFGTIAYLQQTWWLEIEGEVEFPFPVGTYSVFVRLQLGQTTSNRFGRQTCNTQHVHGWDKKPVQFKITTSSDQPLVSQRFLGETGKWVLHHCGDFVVEDCSKPVRVKFSMTQIDCTHTKGGLCVDSVLIYPSQFRREG, encoded by the exons ATGGGTTCTGGATTTTCATTCCTTTCGACGCCAATGGATAACAGTTCTACTCGCCGGAGGAGGACGCCGGAGCTCGGCGACTTGCCGGAGGATTGCGTAGCGGAGGTGTTATCGCACCTTGATCCGCCGGAGATTTGTCGGCTGGCGAAACTAAACCTAGCCTTTCGCGGCGCATCGTCGGCTGATTTCGTCTGGGAATCTAAATTGCCGGCGAATTATGAGTCTATAATTCACAGGGTTTTCGAAAGTTTCCCGATGTCCTTGTGCAAGAAGGATATTTACGGGAAGCTTTGCCGGCCAATTGATATCGATGGAGGGACAAAG AGATTTTGGTTGGATAAAGTTAGAGGGAAGGCTTGTCTGTCAATATCTTCGCAAGGATTATCCATAACCGGAGTTGATGACCGGAGATATTGGAATCGGATATCAACCAATGAATCTAGGTTTGGTACAATCGCATATCTCCAGCAAACATGGTGGCTTGAGATAGAGGGTGAAGTCGAATTCCCATTCCCAGTTGGAACTTACAGTGTGTTCGTCAGGCTGCAATTGGGACAAACAACATCAAATAGATTTGGTCGGCAGACATGCAACACACAGCATGTTCATGGTTGGGATAAGAAGCCAGTACAATTCAAGATCACAACATCATCTGATCAACCTCTAGTTTCCCAGAGATTCTTAGGGGAAACTGGAAAATGGGTTCTTCATCACTGCGGAGATTTTGTAGTAGAGGATTGTAGTAAACCGGTTAGGGTCAAGTTTTCGATGACTCAAATAGATTGTACTCATACCAAAGGTGGTCTATGTGTTGATTCAGTTTTGATATATCCTAGCCAGTTTAGAAGGGAAGGTTAG
- the LOC124945144 gene encoding phosphatidylinositol glycan anchor biosynthesis class U protein-like: MEEKKDKMMMIKKRQQPWFWSLVMASVALRMLLIYFSKSLNLASRPEVSTPVTSLRRLAEGYWLKQSSISPYAGSMYHGSPLLLLVLGPLTAIRIEGLPDHIFCSLVSVMADFVTAILIRSIGKRIQKSFIWSLKSIGDNKVLETTEVLSPGDIAALVYLWNPFTILSCVGLSTSPIENLAVVLSLYGACTKKASLAAFGWVIATHLSLYPAILIVPVVLLLIYGPDTPPKKLFIHKTLYDCGDNSASHGPRKDEEITSQLEEATFFSWRVVIYFFTWVFVWTLYVLALCGFFVKQYGGLGEMFRRTYGFILTVEDLSPNIGVLWYFFAEVFDFFRNFFLIVFHLNILFMLMPLAIRLKHRPLFLAFVYVTIASMLKSYPSVGDAALYLGLLGLFINELADMQFSFFLFCGYAGVSLLSPVMHNLWIWRGTGNANFYFATAMAYACLQILLVVESVSAMLNHDRKMKKRLSSDTKI; encoded by the exons atggaggagaagaaggataaaatgatgatgataaagAAGAGGCAGCAGCCATGGTTCTGGAGCTTGGTGATGGCATCAGTAGCCTTGCGAATGCTCCTCATTTACTTCTCCAAAAGCCTCAACTTGGCCTCTCGTCCCGAAGTTTCAACCCCTGTAACCAGCCTCCGCCGCC TTGCTGAAGGTTATTGGCTGAAGCAGTCTTCTATCTCGCCTTATGCTG GCTCAATGTACCATGGATCTCCGCTTCTACTTTTAGTATTAGGCCCACTTACTGCCATAAG AATTGAAGGTCTACCAGATCATATTTTCTGCAG TCTGGTTTCTGTGATGGCAGACTTTGTCACTGCAATTCTAATTCGATCCATTGGTAAACGTATCCAAAAATCATTTATATGGAGCTTAAAATCAATAGGTGACAACAAAGTCTTGGAAACCACAG AGGTTCTTTCTCCTGGGGATATTGCTGCTCTTGTGTACTTATGGAATCCTTTTACCATACTTTCATGTGTGGGTTTGTCCACATCTCCAATTGAAAATCTTGCTGTCGTGTTATCCCTCTATGGTGCCTGCACCA AGAAAGCTTCGTTAGCAGCTTTTGGATGGGTCATAGCCACTCATTTGTCTCTTTATCCAGCAATTTTGATTGTACCG GTTgtccttttattaatttacgGACCAGATACTCCTCCAAAGAAATTATTCATTCACAAGACACTGTATGATTGTGGCGATAATTCTGCAAGTCATGGTCCTAGGAAAGACGAGGAAATAACAAGTCAACTAGAAGAAGCAACATTCTTCTCATGGAGGGTTGTAATATATTTCTTCACATGGGTGTTTGTGTGGACACTCTATGTGTTAGCTCTATGTGGTTTCTTTGTCAAGCAGTATGGCGGGCTCGGTGAGATGTTTAGAAG AACGTATGGATTTATTCTCACTGTTGAAGACCTGTCTCCGAATATAGGGGTTTTGTG GTACTTCTTTGCAGaagtttttgattttttcagaAACTTCTTTCTTATAGTCTTCCATTTAAACATCTTATTCATGTTAATGCCATTAGCAATTCGGCTGAAGCATAGACCTCTCTTTCTGGCTTTTGTATACGTAACAATCGCTTCAATGCTTAAATCCTACCCATCG GTGGGCGACGCTGCTCTGTACCTGGGATTGTTGGGTCTCTTCATCAACGAATTAGCAG ATATGCAGTTCTCTTTCTTCCTGTTCTGTGGGTATGCAGGTGTCTCTCTTCTGAGCCCTGTAATGCATAACCTTTGGATTTGGAGG GGTACGGGGAATGCAAACTTCTACTTTGCAACGGCTATGGCATATGCTTGCTTGCAG ATACTTTTGGTGGTGGAGAGTGTGAGTGCTATGCTTAACCATGacagaaaaatgaaaaagaggCTATCGTCTGATACCAAGATCtga
- the LOC124945143 gene encoding protein HAPLESS 2, which translates to MKCITPALIFCHFLSHILSFHSLAATQILSKSKLEKCEKVSDSGDLNCTKKIIVNMAVPSESSGREASMVAEIAEVEENSTDNFRALRVPPIITVYKSASYALYQLTYIRDVAYKPEELYVKTRKCEPDAGAKVVKTCERLRDENGHIIQHTEPICCPCGNQRRIPSSCGDFFDKMLKGKANTAHCLRYAGEWFHVFGIGQRSLGFSIRIEVKTPQRKTEVVVGPENRTVTSSDNFLRVNLVGDYAGYTNIPSFEDYYLVVPRQGGPGQPDNLGRNFSTWMLLERVRFTLDGVECNKIGVGYDAFNGQPSFCSSPFWSCLHNQLWNFQDADKNRISRNQIPLYLVEGRFVRINEHPTPGSHSFSIGITEVLNTNLLIELTADDIEYVYQRSPGKIIDIAVPTFEALTQFGTATITTKNIGEVEASYSLTFNCSAGVGQMEEQFFIMKPKETATRPFKLYPTTDQAAKYICSAILKDSGFSEVDRAECQFTTKATIIDNGSQIPFWAPETSMNGFFDSIKRLWNKLWSGFADFMTSKSCREKCSSFFDMSCHIQYICISWIVMFGVVLAIFPTVMVLVWLLHEKGHFDPLYDWWEDHCYGDDVIRRRRKRHHHMNKRTQASRKNQQHRHKEGRHQHMKKRTDNNNQEGEAATRRHGRNTERRDMDYEYELHRVQKQKQQHKHRHRRNKSNSGSDHHHHPPPTTTTNINNNVDKRKDEEVAAAVNNRRHHIRHTRNKTSSKPKKLSMEKHTQKL; encoded by the exons ATGAAATGTATTACCCCCGCGCTCATTTTCTGTCACTTCCTTTCTCATATTCTATCCTTTCACTCCCTCGCCGCCACTCAAATTCTTTCCAAATCAAAACTAGAAAAGTGCGAAAAGGTCTCTGACTCCGGCGACCTCAATTGCACAAAGAAGATAATCGTCAACATGGCTGTTCCGAGCGAATCG AGCGGAAGGGAAGCGTCGATGGTGGCAGAGATCGCGGAAGTGGAGGAGAACTCAACAGACAACTTTAGAGCTCTGCGAGTCCCGCCTATTATAACGGTTTACAAATCGGCATCTTACGCACTTTACCAGTTGACATATATACGA GATGTTGCTTATAAACCTGAAGAGTTATATGTTAAAACACGTAAATGTGAGCCTGATGCTGGCGCGAAAGTAGTGAAGACATGTGAGAG GCTTCGAGATGAAAATGGTCACATTATCCAGCACACTGAG CCAATATGTTGTCCTTGTGGAAACCAGCGTAGAATTCCTTCTTCATGTGGGGATTTTT TCGACAAGATGCTGAAAGGGAAGGCAAATACTGCTCATTGTCTCAGATATGCAGGTGAATG GTTCCATGTTTTTGGTATTGGACAGCGGTCACTTGGATTTAGCATCCGGATTGAAGTCAAAACACCACAAAGAAAGACG GAGGTGGTTGTTGGTCCTGAGAACAGAACAGTCACTTCCAGTGATAATTTTCTAAGAGTAAATCTAGTAGGTGATTATGCTGGATACACAAATATCCCTTCATTTGAGGATTACTATCTTGTTGTTCCAAGACAG GGTGGACCAGGTCAACCCGACAATCTTGGGAGAAACTTTTCTACTTGGATGCTGCTTGAAAGAGTTAGGTTCACCTTGGATGGCGTTGAATGTAACAAAATTGGTGTGGGGTACGACGCTTTCAATGGACAGCCAAGTTTCTGCTCTTCACCATTCTGGAGTTGCTTGCATAATCAGCTGTGGAACTTCCAGGAT GCTGATAAGAACCGTATAAGCAGGAACCAAATACCACTTTATCTAGTGGAAGGGAGGTTTGTAAGGATAAATGAGCATCCA ACTCCTGGTAGCCATTCATTCTCAATTGGCATAACTGAAGTTCTCAATACAAACCTTTTGATCGAACTCACTGCTGATGACATAGAATATGTCTACCAAAG GAGCCCAGGAAAAATTATTGACATTGCAGTTCCAACCTTTGAAGCTCTCACTCAATTTGGAACTGCCACAATTACAACCAAAAATATTGGTGAAGTAGAAGCATCATACAGCCTTACG tTTAATTGCTCTGCAGGTGTCGGTCAAATGGAG GAGCAATTTTTCATAATGAAGCCAAAAGAAACCGCAACTCGCCCATTTAAGCTGTATCCAACCACCGATCAAGCTGCCAAATATATCTGTTCTG CAATTCTGAAGGACTCGGGTTTTAGTGAAGTGGATAGAGCCGAATGTCAATTCACTACTAAAGCAACAATAATTGATAATGGATCACAG ATCCCATTTTGGGCACCTGAAACCAGTATGAATGGCTTCTTTGACTCAATTAAAAGATTATGGAACAAATTGTGGAGTGGTTTTGCAGATTTCATGACTAGTAAGAGCTGCAG AGAAAAATGTTCGAGTTTCTTTGACATGAGCTGCCATATTCAATACATATGCATCAGTTGGATAGTGATGTTTGGTGTAGTTTTGGCAATATTCCCAACAG TGATGGTACTTGTCTGGCTTCTACATGAAAAGGGTCATTTTGATCCTCTATATGACTGGTGGGAAGATCATTGTTATGGAGATGAtgtaataagaagaagaagaaaaagacatCATCATATGAATAAGAGGACTCAGGCTAGTCGTAAGAATCAACAACACCGCCATAAGGAAGGCAGACACCAACATATGAAGAAGAGGACCGATAATAATAATCAAGAAGGAGAAGCAGCTACTAGAAGACATGGAAGGAATACTGAACGAAGAGATATGGATTATGAGTATGAACTTCACCGTGTTCAGAAACAGAAGCAGCAACACAAGCACAGACACAGACGGAATAAGAGTAATTCTGGTTCAGATCATCACCACCACCCTCCTCctactactactactaatattaataataatgtcgATAAAAGGAAAGACGAAGAAGTAGCAGCAGCAGTAAATAATCGCCGGCATCACATCAGGCACACAAGAAATAAAACTTCTTCAAAACCGAAGAAATTGTCTATGGAAAAACACACACAGAAGCTTTAG
- the LOC124910113 gene encoding actin-66-like: MIKAGFAGDRGGAVFPNVVGHPRHTSVMVGMRHVYVGDEAELRRGVLNLKYPIEDGIVSNWDDMEKIWHHTFYNELGVSPEDHPVLLTEAPLNSKANREKMNQIMFETFNTPTMYIVNQAVLTLCASGLFTGIVLNSGEGVSHTVPIYNAQAIPHATLRLDLAGRGLTNHLMKILTEGGYSFTRKIVKNMKEKLTYIALDYEQEIETSRTSSSSVEKTYKLPDGQVITIGAERFRCPEILFQPSMIIGMEAAAGIHEMIYNSIMKCDVDIRTELFGHILLGGGSTMFPGIADRMRKEIIAMSKEIMINVFAPHERKYTVWIGGSIFAAINTFRETAIKKTDYDEFGPSIVHREGPGFKIF, encoded by the exons ATGATTAAG GCTGGATTTGCCGGagacaggggcggagc TGTATTTCCTAACGTTGTGGGTCATCCTCGTCACACGTCTGTGATGGTTGGAATGAGGCACGTCTACGTCGGTGATGAAGCTGAGTTAAGGAGAGgggttttaaatttaaaatacccaATTGAAGATGGCATTGTGAGTAATTGGGACGATATGGAGAAAATATGGCATCACACATTCTACAATGAGCTTGGTGTTTCCCCAGAAGATCATCCCGTTCTTCTTACTGAAGCACCTCTTAACTCCAAGGCTAATCGTGAAAAGATGAACCAAATTATGTTTGAGACATTTAACACCCCTACTATGTACATTGTCAATCAGGCCGTACTTACTCTATGTGCAAGTGGTCTTTTCACCG GTATTGTGCTGAATTCCGGTGAAGGTGTGAGCCATACAGTCCCCATATACAATGCACAAGCCATTCCACACGCAACCCTTCGACTTGATTTGGCTGGACGAGGCTTGACAAATCACTTGATGAAGATCCTGACAGAAGGTGGTTATTCATTTACCAGAAAAATTGTGAAGAATATGAAGGAAAAGCTGACTTACATAGCTCTGGACTACGAACAGGAGATTGAGACTTCAAGAACCAGTTCTTCATCAGTTGAGAAAACCTATAAGCTTCCTGACGGTCAAGTGATCACCATTGGTGCTGAGAGGTTCCGATGCCCTGAGATACTTTTCCAGCCATCGATGATTATAGGAATGGAAGCCGCTGCTGGAATTCATGAGATGATTTACAACTCCATCATGAAGTGTGATGTGGATATCAGGACGGAGCTGTTTGGACACATTTTGCTTGGTGGTGGTTCAACTATGTTCCCTGGTATTGCAGACAGAATGAGGAAAGAGATAATCGCAATGAGCAAAGAAATAATGATAAATGTGTTTGCACCTCATGAGAGAAAGTACACTGTCTGGATTGGTGGATCTATCTTTGCAGCTATAAACACTTTTAGGGAG aCGGCGATAAAAAAGACCGACTACGATGAATTTGGACCTTCCATTGTTCACAGGGAAGGCCCTGGCTTTAAAATATTCTAG
- the LOC124910114 gene encoding RHOMBOID-like protein 2, translated as MESQDPENRVIAMNRRRSKYLPIYLLPPYFTNSKERHWRSWLVQTIIVSNIIMFIITMFVNNCPKNNILEINGQCVAKFLGRFSFQPLKTNPLFGPTSLTAFKLGGLEWNMVVNGHQWWRMFAAIWLHAGVIHLFVNMLSLFLIGIRLEQQFGFMRIGAIYLLSGLSGNILSLLFLQNGISVGASGALFGLIGAMLSELLTNWTVYTRKLCAMLLLLSMIIGELVFDGIHSWRVNNFGHIGGVLSGFLLGFVLLLRPQPLPRTLPVTKSKYTVFQWVSLVISLLLFIVGFTVGIVMVSRGDNGNDYCNWCHYLSSR; from the exons ATGGAGAGTCAAGATCCTGAAAACAGAGTAATTGCCATGaacagaagaagaagcaaataTTTGCCAATATATTTACTTCCCCCTTATTTTACAAACTCGAAAGAAAGACATTGGAGATCTTGGCTGGTGCAGACAATTATTGTATCTAATATAATCATGTTTATCATCACCATGTTCGTCAACAATTGTCCTAAAAACAATATTCTAGAGATTAATGGCCAATGTGTAGCCAAATTCCTAGGCAGGTTTTCGTTTCAGCCTCTCAAAACCAATCCTCTTTTCGGCCCTACTTCATTAAC gGCGTTTAAATTGGGAGGTTTAGAATGGAACATGGTGGTTAATGGTCATCAATGGTGGAGAATGTTCGCTGCCATCTGGTTACATGCTGGTGTTATTCAtttgtttgtaaacatgttaagTCTGTTTTTAATTGGAATTCGTCTAGAACAACAGTTTGGATTCA TGAGAATTGGAGCGATTTACCTATTATCTGGATTAAGTGGAAACATTTTGTCATTACTTTTTCTCCAAAATGGTATATCAGTTGGTGCTTCTGGTGCTTTGTTTGGACTTATTGGAGCAATGTTATCAGAGCTTCTCACTAATTGGACTGTTTATACAAGAAAGTTATGTGCTATGTTATTGCTCTTGAGCATGATCATTGGAGAATTGGTATTTGATGGCATTCATAGTTGGCGAGTTAATAACTTCGGCCACATTGGTGGAGTCTTGAGTGGTTTTCTTCTCGGATTTGTATTGTTGCTTCGTCCTCAGCCTCTTCCTCGAACTCTtcctgtt ACAAAATCCAAGTATACTGTGTTTCAGTGGGTATCTCTAGTAATTTCTCTGTTATTGTTCATTGTTGG ATTCACAGTTGGGATAGTTATGGTTTCAAGAGGAGATAATGGGAATGATTATTGCAACTGGTGTCATTACTTAAGCTCAAGATAA